atttgagaaatttttctattctttcaaaatttctcatttataaagcatttcaatgctataaaaactaaaaattaaacctcgatatttattgattacaaaaaaaaattcaattgtttaaCATATcagtttatttgaatgaaatgcaaatgaaataaatgtataagtaaatgtcaatttgttattttctaatgaaaaaaaaaatgtattatcgatttcaaaaaaattgtcatagtTAAGAAtatctatatagatataatataaaaaaataaaattcttcaatttatttattcgattttaTTGATTGAACCTATAGAATAGaactaatatatacattataataattcaccgcttaacaaaattaaattactacaCATTCCTTATATCAGAATCAATTTAAGCAAcgataattattcataaagtaaacaatcttttatactataaaatagtaaataatatcatgaatACATCACTTTTataatctgttaaaaagtcttttattATCTAGGTAACTCCATAATATGGCGGCAAATGccataattttctatattcatATGATTAATGACTGAATGAATTAccttaaaacaatattgaatcCAATGCACATAATTcggcttataatatatttaacaaaataaaggttaaaacctttaaaattagaacataaatgtataaaaacaccTAAAATAATTGAGCTTTTTACAACTATACACACTAAGTACATTTCTAGTAATAATTACAATCCTTCACTCAGTTAAAAACTTACAACTatgactgaaataaaatattattatggtgAAGTAACATACTCTATGTaagattactaaatatatatttaaaaacttaaaatgaatgcctaagttaattaaaaacgctAGAATAACGTACGCACACTTcgataaaatcaatcaatcaccGGTTTCAGCCGGCTCTGTCGGTACACAGGGCCACACGCACACACGTGTACATATCATGGCTCAGTAATGAAAACTAGCGATTCCTAAACATCTTTTGATTGTAttcgtaaataaatcaatatttaattactatatttcttggtaaattataaaatgaattaaaggaatttttgcaaaatctttaaacaattaagaatcgatccagtagtACCTGAGATTAGCTGtttcaaacatacatactcttatgttttatactatatagatacatatttacaaaataatgaatacacaCTACTACTACACACATGTAATGGCTTGTTACAGTAAGTACACCATTTGCTTCAAAGTAACTCATATTTACTACTATAGAACACAATATAATCATACATTTCTCCGACTTATGCTAGCGACGAGATCAAATTTGGGGTTAGCTGGTGGGTCTACCTGCTCCGCGGGTGCTTCCGTCACGGCCTTCCACAGTTGGATAACCGGTAACTCGATGATGAGGCACACCGGGATGCAGACTATGTATGTGACTACTGAACCCACGATAAGAAGAGAGAGCTGAAAAATTGAATCTAAGAATTATCCAGCATCATATTTGTCAGAAAAcctgcgtgaaatagtagcatgctactgtgtttcgtaggGTGTGTGGAGAAGCCGAGCCGAGGCCTgcttccttttccttacccgtcCATGTCCACTCCTTCTTTCCACTGGTATTTTCCTTATCATCGAGGGATGTATTTGTTGAGGCAGTACccctgcgaatgttcatgggcaatggtgatcgcttaccatcaggcgacgacctaactaattttaaattaaatttataaactcaaactcaaactcaaacatttattcattcaattatacttcttatagaaacacttttgtatcttcattatattatttaaatacaccaCTGGTATAGGATTATTAAATAGTAGAAATAGCctttattatgtacaaaatactTAGAAACGTTATTATATACGAGTATGCATACTGACATAGTCACGATCTTTTAGCTATAAGTTATTCTTACCATAGAGAAAATGGATGCATGTCCAAGCTGCGTGTTACTTGCAACGGCGAAGCGGATAATGATGAAATGAATCACAAACGCACAGTACGATAGGCGCCCGAGCACGTGGAAACCTCGCCAGCTTAGCAGTTTAAGGACTCCCGCTAAAACagacagtattttttattaacaatattgagaaatttattttcaacagacttaaaaagaagaaagatGCTGATGCCTTCCATTTGGACCCATTTAAATTGggtttagttctgacaattgaaggtttaatttttgttaaaaataattatatgggTGTCGTTCATATCCACCCCTTATATACCTACCCATTAATATCGATAGATAAGAATTATCCTGAATAAATCACTCCAAACACAACATATTTATCATGTTTGACTATATGAATATTCGtcaaattttgaatttcgaatttcgTTCTACAAACGAAAAAGTCTATGAATTTCGAATGTTATTCGATTTTCAATTGTAGTGTTCAGTTTCAAATATCGTTcgatcaatataaaaaaagaaccctaatttcaaatttggaatTCTAATGTACAATATACTCACACGGACACCTCGCGAACAGTCCGAGCATAAACACGCTGTAGCACATCGCTACGAGCGGCCGGTCGAGCGCCGCGTATATTGCTCCGAATACACGTGCCGTTCCTGCCCCACCTGCCTCACTTGCGGCACTTGTGCTTGCAAAGTCCGATAAGAATACTGTGCCGCATAGCGCTACAACGCTGCCCGCATGCAGTGACAAGTGGAAGAGGGTTCTGAACCACTGGAACAGAAAGAAGAAAAGTCACTAACGCCACTACATGAATTTCCACGCATTGTGAGATTTTTTTGGCCCAATGTGTCTTTTCGGTCTTTGATATACATAtaggaattattattaaatggatATTGGTTTTGCTGACTATGAGAAGATAAAGATTACACTGGAGTACCTTCTTCTCACTGAGATTAATGCCAGCCTGTTGTGTATGGTAGAAGATGAAGGCAGTGGCGACCCCGCACACGTAGCCCGGCAGGTTCATCCAGCTGGGCAGGTACAGCAGCGGTAGGATACGGGAGTCGAGGAACATTGTGCGGAGATCTCTGGAAATATTAGATTGAAATCAGAATATGTTACCTGATAGACAAGGTATGGGTTTATTTATACCATAATTGTTCTTATATACGTGAAAGTCATGTTTAGCTTGCGAGGTGTGATGTTGATTGATTGTTTTAATCACGGTGCAATTTGGATTTGCCtaaagtgtaaaaaaaaatattttttttagcatATTCTTTGAATATCCAACTATCtaccgttttaattattccaGACATCCTATGATgactggaataatataactGAATTAACAATCTTTCAcatgcataaaaaaaattcaactgACTTGAAATTAAGAGAATGTTCACAATtagactatattatataacattttttgcgTCTGTTTTCTACTTAGTTTTCTTTCGACTagatttggatttttttaatttgaaggtTGCTGCTTTCCGAGTGGTTCCGGTCTACTTCTGGCAACTTGAGGGTGGTTaagactttttataaaaaataataatactatgaCGGGTTGTGAGAGAAAACCATAAGAGATTTACTATGTCCTACTCACTCAGGCGACTGCGCAGTAACAATAGGCGAGAGCTCGTAAAAGTATGTGACACAGCCCGCTGCTACCATCGATCCCAGCATGAGAAGTAGTAGAACCGGCGCTACGGCCCGCCGGTAGCGCACCAGCACGAACATCAGTAGCATGCCTAGCACGTGGAACTGCATGTCCACTGCCAAGTACCTGTGTTTGGATTTTTTTGGCGATTAAGGGCTGATTGTTTTAGTGCTCGGTTTTAGTAAAGGAACCATCATTGGTTATATATCACTGTAAGGATAAATTATAGTAGTAaagatatatagtatattagaATATGTACGCGCAAGTGGTTAATAGACAATGGCGGtatatacagaaaataaaaaatatggttaataatttttaaaccattttttttaaacaaacgcTCTCTAATGATCATGGGATCATGTCGAGTAGCACGAATTCGGAGTCCAGTTATTATTTGtcctttataaatttcatatataccaGAGATCACTCACCACGTGTGCCCCATGCAGAACTTGCCAAGCGGCAGGTGGTTATGCACGTAGAGCACGTGGTGCCACCATCGGCTCGCGCAGTCGTGCGCCTCGCGCTGCACCACCCAGGCCCACTGCGGGCCCGCGCCCAGCTGTGGGTACCACGCGATCGTGAAGACGAGCGCGAACAGCGCGATTGGAGTTAACCTGcgacaataataattgttaccAATACCAGTCCATATAGCATTCCATTCCGTAGACAACTTATTCGTTatccgttctgtagtttctgcgtgattgacggataaacattcaaacaaacaaactttcacatttataatattagtgtgatagtgtgattagtgtgattattGTGGAAGTCGAGTACGTTTCGGCaggaattggaccagctcgcagcGGGGAAGTATCATATCAAAGAAaaacggcgtgaaatagtagcatgccactgtgttccgtagggtaagtgggggagccggaggctggtttccttttcctcacccgtcccattCCATTCCTTCCTTCTAGCCGTTAATCATtttcttttcccttaccccataaaagcgggcagcgcattcgcagaggcactacctttgcgaatgttcatgggcggtagaagtcgcttaccatctggtgaaccaccagctcagttacccgctatgacataaaaaaacatttttttcttttactatGAACACGAATACCAGAATCagattatatcataattatatttcactaaTACTGGTATtagtgatatatatataccaggCCTATACCACTcgatttgctttttttttaattgtgtgatagggaagcgcttgactaccaactcgcctgctggtaagcgtagatggagcgcgcttccctagaagatTCCTGTTCATTCTACTTTTGAAGATCCCCAGATTATTTCCgtcagggaacacagactcaggaagcatgttcaGCTTGCGCGTGCTTCATAGCCAGCTGTGGGTTGTCGACACTATCTCGCGTcgctaatatatttattgaattaactagggcttcaaaataatataaagcaacataaattatagaaaagcTAGAGgttgaaaagaaagaaaggatttttatatcataatactttatattgtaaaaatgaaagaaaattagcgacactttatatataaattacatattagttGTAACAGGCAACCCTTCACTCGGTCCCGGTCAAGGGCACATATCCTATCGCATTAGTAGAAGACAGTCATTTTACCTGCCCACCTGAAACCTAACCTAAACtttcacaaattaaaattggtGGTCACAAAACCTTTTCTTCGTAAAAGCGAAATCACTCTCTTTTACGAAGAAACatgtaacataataaacaatttaatatcataaaagcaAAGCAAATCAAGGTTTTCTTACGACACGTctgttataaaaagtatcaataGGTCTTATGACCaccaattttaatgatattttatttatttataatctggcGCACctcatgattattatttatcgtcatctgatttttttatgattggtGTTTACCTCGCTTAACATTATGTTGCAattcaaaatcattaaattaagtGTCCCCGTGACGATGCTCGCTGTAAAGAGTACGAAATgtcagaataaataatattatgtataaatcacgtttgaaatccgtttaagtctgtaaagaaaatacaatagtaAAAGGGgagaaagaaaatacgttgATTTCAGGGAAAAATTACACAGATAAGCAAacagaaaaaacaaacataggGAAAGAAAAAGATTTGTAAAGCGTCCTCGAGAAAGGGACGCCAACTCAACTCCCGTGCTGCAGTAATGCTCTCACAGCCCTGGTTTTCAGTCCGTTTGAACtccttaatataaatttatcgtCTCTTGCACAACAACACGCAACAGCGGTACaaagtaagtatatattataatttccaaaGATGTCCAACCGAGCGGGGCCAGACGcagctaatatattatagataatgtACCAGCAATTTTACCTTATCCATCTATTTAAAATGCCAAGCAAGCATTTGACGAACGTCAGCGGTTTCTTCTCCGTCACTATGAGAATGACGTATGCTGTCAGGAAACCAGATATAGAGAAAAAAGCTTGCAGCCACACTGGTGAGTTCAGAACTATCTTCCAAATCAGCTGATCGtatatctgaaaaaaaaagtgatttgaaaataaactacTTCTTGCATGAATTTCATGTAAGTCAggaagcaataaataataacggtTTCATAAGTTTCCGCGGCtgttttaaccgacttcaaaaaagaaggaagttcttaattcgactgtgttttttattaccaCATACCTTTTTATTGGGTAAATCGAATTGATggctcattttttatttgaaatttggtgGCCCCCGtgtggtcctatttaaatttggttcagttctgacaatttgaagttataatgtttttttgttaaaaataattatctgacATTCGCGAGCGAAGCCACAAGCGGGGTATTAGTTATCAAAAATAGAATATCGTGTCGCAAGTCAAGGTTGAAtggaatattacaaaattctcTTTAAGTCGAAATCTATAACCATACAAgcaatgtgtaattttatttcgaaataacTTCTTATTAGTAAGACATTTAGTTGTTGCATGTTAggttatattgttaaaattagtgtttgtgtgtttataatatctcGGGAACTGATAATTTAGACACTAAAgtatacaaaatgtataacaTTGTTTCTCGTCTGAGCACCAATCGACTTATAAGAAGCCTAAACATGtcatttatacaaacaaaaaatttttcaacataACTTATtctcttataattatatgaaataacaaattaataatgtctTCTTCT
The Zerene cesonia ecotype Mississippi chromosome 14, Zerene_cesonia_1.1, whole genome shotgun sequence DNA segment above includes these coding regions:
- the LOC119831672 gene encoding nose resistant to fluoxetine protein 6-like isoform X2, translated to MSLLPTNSRFISRSNDTLLSTIPPLYDLDEWTSCQRPMDRYCMVDAALVSKTPSPLLDLLKDYSSQTLKHYNRSQVHRGVCVSRCHSNASNWQDAAQHCVNQSVQSYGLEAEVVSAEWCSVAGSDQSSATSRALGVVMIALLVMTCLATGLNVLGDRCGKCDGNRFLMAFSLKKNWEILTYDRSKPRQEQRMKDLTCLEGIRFIGMQCVMFAHVILIYVYSYIDNPEFIEKIYDQLIWKIVLNSPVWLQAFFSISGFLTAYVILIVTEKKPLTFVKCLLGILNRWIRLTPIALFALVFTIAWYPQLGAGPQWAWVVQREAHDCASRWWHHVLYVHNHLPLGKFCMGHTWYLAVDMQFHVLGMLLMFVLVRYRRAVAPVLLLLMLGSMVAAGCVTYFYELSPIVTAQSPEDLRTMFLDSRILPLLYLPSWMNLPGYVCGVATAFIFYHTQQAGINLSEKKWFRTLFHLSLHAGSVVALCGTVFLSDFASTSAASEAGGAGTARVFGAIYAALDRPLVAMCYSVFMLGLFARCPSGVLKLLSWRGFHVLGRLSYCAFVIHFIIIRFAVASNTQLGHASIFSMLSLLIVGSVVTYIVCIPVCLIIELPVIQLWKAVTEAPAEQVDPPANPKFDLVASISRRNV
- the LOC119831672 gene encoding nose resistant to fluoxetine protein 6-like isoform X1; protein product: MFRYFLFFVFGGSVLGSYIELNDTLLSTIPPLYDLDEWTSCQRPMDRYCMVDAALVSKTPSPLLDLLKDYSSQTLKHYNRSQVHRGVCVSRCHSNASNWQDAAQHCVNQSVQSYGLEAEVVSAEWCSVAGSDQSSATSRALGVVMIALLVMTCLATGLNVLGDRCGKCDGNRFLMAFSLKKNWEILTYDRSKPRQEQRMKDLTCLEGIRFIGMQCVMFAHVILIYVYSYIDNPEFIEKIYDQLIWKIVLNSPVWLQAFFSISGFLTAYVILIVTEKKPLTFVKCLLGILNRWIRLTPIALFALVFTIAWYPQLGAGPQWAWVVQREAHDCASRWWHHVLYVHNHLPLGKFCMGHTWYLAVDMQFHVLGMLLMFVLVRYRRAVAPVLLLLMLGSMVAAGCVTYFYELSPIVTAQSPEDLRTMFLDSRILPLLYLPSWMNLPGYVCGVATAFIFYHTQQAGINLSEKKWFRTLFHLSLHAGSVVALCGTVFLSDFASTSAASEAGGAGTARVFGAIYAALDRPLVAMCYSVFMLGLFARCPSGVLKLLSWRGFHVLGRLSYCAFVIHFIIIRFAVASNTQLGHASIFSMLSLLIVGSVVTYIVCIPVCLIIELPVIQLWKAVTEAPAEQVDPPANPKFDLVASISRRNV